From the genome of Streptomyces sp. NBC_01260, one region includes:
- a CDS encoding MerR family transcriptional regulator, producing MEELAKEAGIPVRTLRFYRERGLISPPRREGRIAWYDDHHLARLRTITGLLERGHTLTGIADLARTFESGRDVAEVLGLGEPTEETPVRLTPEQLADYFEGESTPENLAAAMELGYLGTDGDEIVHISRRLLEVSAELVREGVPLATVLAAGRRVREHADALADLFVATLRDHSTQQEPPQLRPLARAVVDAELSMALDRRLRRDAEGAGPPAW from the coding sequence ATGGAGGAGCTGGCCAAGGAGGCCGGCATCCCCGTCCGGACCCTGCGCTTCTACCGGGAACGCGGCCTGATCTCACCGCCGCGCCGCGAGGGCCGCATCGCCTGGTACGACGACCACCACCTGGCCCGGCTCCGCACCATCACGGGCCTGCTGGAGCGGGGCCACACCCTCACCGGCATCGCCGACCTGGCCCGCACCTTCGAGAGCGGCCGGGATGTCGCCGAGGTGCTGGGCCTGGGCGAACCGACCGAGGAGACCCCGGTCCGGCTCACGCCCGAGCAGCTCGCGGACTACTTCGAGGGCGAGTCCACCCCGGAGAACCTGGCGGCCGCGATGGAGCTGGGCTACCTCGGCACGGACGGCGACGAGATCGTGCACATCAGCCGCCGCCTCCTGGAGGTGTCGGCCGAACTGGTGCGGGAGGGGGTCCCGCTCGCCACCGTCCTCGCCGCCGGCCGCCGGGTCCGCGAGCACGCGGACGCGCTGGCCGACCTCTTCGTCGCGACCCTGCGCGACCACAGCACGCAGCAGGAACCTCCCCAACTGCGGCCGCTGGCACGCGCGGTGGTGGACGCGGAACTCTCCATGGCCCTGGACCGGCGGCTGCGCCGCGACGCGGAGGGGGCGGGGCCGCCGGCCTGGTAG
- a CDS encoding flavin-containing monooxygenase, translating into MAQHEHVRVAVIGSGFGGLGAAVRLRREGITDFVILERAGSVGGTWRDNSYPGCACDVPSHLYSFSFAPNPEWPRTFSGQEHIRAYLEHVADTFGLRPHLRLNHEVTMMRWDGDELHWVIESANGTTVLADVVVSATGPLSDPKMPDIPGLADFPGKVFHSARWDHDADLTGKRVAMIGTGASAIQIVPSIQPKAAKLTLFQRTPPWVMPRMDRTISGAERWLHRTLPFTGTARRGLLWGIRELQVSAFTKHPDQLGLVERIAKSNMARSIKDPALRAKLTPSYRIGCKRILLSSAYYPALARPNVDVVASGLAEVRGSTAVASDGTEAEVDAIVFGTGFHVTDMPIAERVVGAEGGTLAESWKGGMQALRGASAAGFPNWMTIIGPNTGLGNSSMILMIEAQLNYMADYLRQLDVLGGRVALDARPSAVGSWNRRVQERMKRTVWNTGGCTSWYLDANGRNTTVWPGTTAEFRKVTRTVDLSEYQVVRVPAQRDARQAVAEEVAG; encoded by the coding sequence ATGGCCCAGCACGAACATGTACGAGTGGCGGTGATCGGATCCGGATTCGGGGGCCTCGGAGCCGCTGTCCGGCTCCGCCGCGAAGGCATCACCGATTTCGTGATCCTGGAACGCGCCGGTTCGGTGGGTGGCACCTGGCGCGACAACAGCTATCCGGGCTGCGCCTGCGACGTACCGTCCCACCTCTACTCGTTCTCGTTCGCTCCCAACCCCGAGTGGCCGCGCACCTTCTCCGGGCAGGAGCACATCCGCGCCTACCTGGAACATGTCGCGGACACCTTCGGACTGCGTCCGCACCTCAGGCTGAACCATGAGGTGACGATGATGCGCTGGGACGGGGACGAGCTGCACTGGGTCATCGAGAGCGCGAACGGCACCACGGTCCTGGCCGATGTCGTCGTCTCCGCGACCGGTCCGCTCTCCGACCCGAAGATGCCCGACATCCCCGGACTCGCGGACTTCCCCGGCAAGGTCTTCCACTCCGCCCGCTGGGACCACGACGCGGACCTGACCGGCAAGCGCGTCGCGATGATCGGCACCGGCGCCTCCGCGATCCAGATCGTGCCGTCGATCCAGCCGAAGGCCGCGAAGCTCACGCTGTTCCAGCGCACCCCGCCCTGGGTCATGCCGCGGATGGACCGCACCATCAGCGGCGCCGAGCGCTGGCTGCACCGCACGCTGCCCTTCACCGGCACCGCGCGCCGCGGACTGCTCTGGGGCATACGGGAGTTGCAGGTCAGCGCCTTCACCAAGCACCCGGACCAGCTGGGTCTGGTCGAGCGGATAGCCAAGTCCAACATGGCGCGCTCCATCAAGGATCCGGCGCTGCGGGCCAAGCTGACCCCCTCGTACCGCATCGGCTGCAAGCGCATCCTGCTCTCCAGCGCCTACTACCCGGCGCTTGCCCGGCCCAACGTGGACGTCGTCGCCTCCGGCCTCGCCGAGGTGCGCGGCTCCACGGCCGTCGCGTCCGACGGTACGGAGGCCGAGGTCGACGCGATCGTCTTCGGCACCGGCTTCCATGTGACGGACATGCCGATCGCCGAGCGGGTGGTGGGCGCTGAGGGCGGCACGCTCGCCGAGTCGTGGAAGGGCGGCATGCAGGCGCTGCGTGGCGCGAGCGCGGCCGGCTTCCCCAACTGGATGACGATCATCGGCCCCAACACGGGCCTGGGGAACTCCTCGATGATCCTGATGATCGAGGCCCAGCTGAACTACATGGCCGACTACCTCCGCCAACTGGACGTACTCGGCGGACGGGTGGCGCTCGACGCGCGGCCCTCGGCGGTCGGGTCCTGGAACCGCCGCGTCCAGGAGCGCATGAAGCGCACGGTCTGGAACACCGGCGGCTGCACCAGCTGGTACCTGGACGCCAACGGGCGCAACACCACGGTCTGGCCGGGCACCACCGCCGAGTTCCGCAAGGTGACGCGGACGGTCGACCTCTCGGAGTACCAGGTCGTACGGGTGCCCGCGCAGCGGGACGCGAGGCAGGCCGTCGCCGAGGAGGTCGCCGGATGA
- a CDS encoding alpha/beta fold hydrolase produces the protein MSRPLRSGSTRPVPVRELMAVSADGSRLHVEVHGQDGAPAVVLSHGWTCNTSFWDAQIRDLAVDHRVIAYDQRGHGTSPAVGPAGYTTGALADDLEAVLAATLEPAEKAVLVGHSMGGMTIMAAARRAGLREHAAAVLLCSTGSSGLIAESRVVPLRAGAVRTRITRAVLGARAPLGPVTPLSRRILKYATMGAGSAPDRVDTCARIVHACPRVPRVAWGHVLAGLDLDEGVRELRVPTAVIAGTEDRLTPPVHARAIAAALPDCLGLTELAGLGHMTPVEAPEAVTEKIRELVTACLPVRETAEVESKEEEVA, from the coding sequence ATGAGCCGCCCGCTGCGGAGCGGGAGCACCCGGCCGGTCCCCGTGCGCGAACTCATGGCCGTCTCCGCCGACGGCTCCCGCCTCCACGTCGAGGTGCACGGACAGGACGGCGCCCCCGCGGTGGTCCTGTCCCACGGCTGGACCTGCAACACCAGTTTCTGGGACGCGCAGATCCGGGACCTGGCCGTGGACCACCGCGTCATCGCCTACGACCAGCGGGGCCACGGCACCTCACCCGCGGTCGGCCCCGCCGGATACACGACCGGCGCGCTGGCCGACGACCTCGAAGCGGTGCTCGCCGCCACGCTGGAACCGGCGGAGAAGGCCGTACTCGTGGGGCACTCCATGGGCGGCATGACGATCATGGCCGCCGCGCGCCGGGCCGGTCTGCGCGAGCACGCGGCCGCCGTACTGCTGTGCAGCACCGGCAGCTCAGGGCTGATCGCCGAATCGCGGGTCGTGCCCTTGCGGGCCGGTGCGGTCCGGACTCGGATCACCCGGGCCGTCCTCGGCGCGCGGGCACCGCTCGGACCGGTCACCCCGCTCTCCCGCCGCATCCTCAAGTACGCGACGATGGGGGCGGGTTCGGCTCCCGACCGGGTCGACACCTGTGCCCGGATCGTGCACGCCTGTCCTCGCGTCCCCCGGGTCGCCTGGGGCCATGTCCTGGCCGGCCTCGATCTCGACGAGGGCGTACGGGAGCTGCGGGTGCCCACCGCGGTGATCGCGGGTACGGAGGACCGGCTGACCCCGCCCGTCCACGCCCGCGCCATCGCGGCGGCGCTCCCGGACTGCCTGGGGCTCACCGAGCTGGCGGGCCTGGGGCACATGACGCCGGTGGAGGCGCCGGAGGCGGTCACGGAGAAAATAAGGGAACTGGTGACCGCGTGCCTCCCGGTGCGCGAAACGGCTGAAGTCGAGAGCAAGGAAGAGGAGGTCGCATGA
- a CDS encoding SDR family oxidoreductase: protein MSGRRSLEGQVVVVTGAARGVGELLARKLSARGATLALVGLEPDELKKVSQRLHGDSDHWHADVTDHEAMSRVAQEVKERFGKIDVVVANAGVASGGPFVDSDPVAWRRVIEVNLIGGAVTGRAFLPILMESRGYFLQIASLAAITPAPMMTAYCASKSGVEAFAHSLRAEVGYRGVKVGVGYLSWTDTDMVRGADEDDVMRELRQRLPWPSNRTYPLGPAVDRIVAGIERRSAHVYAQWWLRGMQSVRGYLPTLIGVVGQREMKRYGSRLEGVGKGLVGAGGAADQDERAARTQRN, encoded by the coding sequence ATGAGCGGCAGGCGCAGTCTCGAAGGTCAGGTCGTCGTCGTCACGGGCGCGGCGCGCGGTGTGGGCGAGCTGCTGGCCCGCAAGCTCTCGGCGCGCGGCGCGACACTGGCGCTCGTCGGCCTGGAGCCGGACGAGCTGAAGAAGGTCTCGCAACGGCTGCACGGCGACAGCGACCACTGGCACGCGGACGTCACCGACCACGAGGCGATGTCCCGGGTCGCGCAGGAGGTCAAGGAGCGGTTCGGCAAGATCGACGTCGTCGTCGCCAACGCGGGCGTCGCCTCGGGCGGCCCGTTCGTCGACTCCGACCCGGTGGCCTGGCGACGGGTCATCGAGGTCAACCTGATCGGCGGCGCGGTCACCGGCCGGGCGTTCCTGCCGATCCTGATGGAGAGCCGCGGCTACTTCCTCCAGATCGCCTCGCTCGCCGCGATCACCCCGGCGCCGATGATGACCGCGTACTGCGCGTCCAAGTCGGGCGTCGAGGCGTTCGCCCACAGCCTGCGCGCGGAGGTCGGCTACCGAGGAGTGAAGGTCGGCGTCGGCTACCTCTCCTGGACCGATACGGACATGGTGCGCGGCGCCGACGAGGACGACGTGATGCGGGAGTTGCGGCAGCGGCTGCCCTGGCCGTCGAACCGGACGTACCCGCTCGGCCCGGCCGTCGACCGGATAGTGGCCGGCATCGAGCGGCGCTCGGCGCATGTGTACGCACAGTGGTGGCTGCGCGGGATGCAGTCCGTGCGGGGCTACCTGCCGACGCTGATCGGCGTCGTCGGCCAGCGCGAGATGAAGAGGTACGGCTCGCGGCTGGAGGGCGTCGGCAAGGGCCTTGTGGGCGCCGGAGGCGCCGCTGACCAGGACGAACGGGCGGCGCGTACGCAGCGTAACTGA
- a CDS encoding DUF6281 family protein, with protein MKVTVGEKLGTATEPPCDDTPNDGQDEPATPASRTAYAVEGVAPGIAIGVEGVGS; from the coding sequence GTGAAGGTCACGGTCGGGGAGAAGCTCGGGACCGCCACCGAGCCGCCGTGCGACGACACGCCGAACGATGGCCAGGACGAACCGGCGACGCCGGCCTCGCGAACCGCCTACGCGGTCGAGGGGGTGGCCCCCGGCATCGCGATCGGGGTGGAAGGCGTCGGCTCATGA
- a CDS encoding DUF397 domain-containing protein: protein MASTDLDLSAATWHKSSHSNGDGGNCLEVADGLPGLVPVRDSKRPDGPALIVHAAAWAPFVESVKSA, encoded by the coding sequence ATGGCCAGCACCGATCTTGACCTCAGCGCTGCCACCTGGCACAAAAGCAGCCACAGTAACGGCGACGGCGGCAACTGCCTTGAAGTAGCCGACGGCCTCCCCGGTCTCGTCCCCGTACGCGACTCCAAGCGCCCCGACGGCCCCGCGCTCATCGTGCACGCGGCTGCCTGGGCGCCCTTCGTGGAGTCCGTCAAGTCCGCCTGA
- a CDS encoding helix-turn-helix domain-containing protein — protein MATRKEIDGSAGVPQFYGNELRFKREEAGLTLEKLVDGSFFGITYLSEIEHGHRRMPVELARHVDRVLGTDGFFQRRCEDVRKAKRGPHAEYFAELTEAETRARSIGEWSGTLIPGLLQTRSYAHAVVQSAHSLDTTEEAEAKVDGRLRRARLFDNPKKPEYWVILHESLVHQPILPPAEMAEQLDHIAALVQRGRIVAQILPWNGPTRALTELPLFLMDFDNEPPLLYTEGPYHGQTIDDPALVMQYRKTYDRLRAAALPPEVSLTLIKRAAEEYRHGQHRS, from the coding sequence GTGGCCACACGCAAGGAGATCGACGGCTCGGCGGGAGTCCCGCAGTTCTACGGGAACGAGCTCCGCTTCAAACGGGAGGAAGCGGGCCTGACCCTGGAGAAGCTGGTGGACGGCAGCTTCTTCGGCATCACGTACCTGAGCGAGATCGAGCACGGCCACCGCCGGATGCCGGTGGAGCTGGCGCGGCATGTGGACCGGGTCCTGGGGACGGACGGGTTCTTCCAGCGGCGGTGCGAGGACGTGCGGAAGGCGAAACGGGGTCCTCACGCCGAATACTTCGCCGAGCTCACGGAAGCCGAGACGCGAGCCCGCTCCATCGGCGAATGGTCAGGCACGCTGATCCCGGGGCTGCTCCAGACCAGGTCGTACGCCCATGCCGTCGTCCAGTCCGCGCACTCCCTGGACACAACGGAGGAGGCCGAAGCCAAGGTCGACGGTCGACTGCGGCGGGCCCGGCTGTTCGACAACCCCAAGAAGCCCGAGTACTGGGTGATCCTGCACGAGTCTCTGGTGCACCAACCCATTCTCCCGCCTGCGGAGATGGCCGAGCAGCTGGATCACATCGCCGCCTTGGTGCAGCGCGGCCGCATCGTTGCGCAGATCCTTCCGTGGAATGGTCCGACCCGCGCGCTCACCGAACTGCCGCTCTTTCTCATGGATTTCGACAACGAGCCACCCCTGCTCTACACCGAGGGGCCCTACCACGGCCAGACCATCGACGATCCGGCGCTCGTGATGCAGTACCGCAAGACATACGATCGGCTGAGGGCCGCCGCACTGCCGCCGGAGGTGTCCCTCACCCTGATCAAAAGGGCGGCTGAGGAGTACCGGCATGGCCAGCACCGATCTTGA
- a CDS encoding ATP-binding protein encodes MTPLPFTVDLLAVPEAVPEMRRMLRSRFGEADVPGLLLCVSELLTNVIVHVGEGTPVTLRVSGTGSGRVRVGLSDPAPDVWPVIRIAARGEESGRGLLLVDAFALRWGVEQGPYGKTVWCELRAPAGLRPGQVRGRADAVSPGVSG; translated from the coding sequence ATGACGCCGCTGCCGTTCACGGTGGACCTGCTCGCCGTGCCGGAGGCCGTACCGGAGATGCGTCGCATGCTGCGGTCGCGGTTCGGGGAAGCGGACGTTCCCGGTCTGCTGCTCTGCGTCAGTGAGTTGCTGACCAATGTGATCGTGCACGTCGGTGAGGGAACACCGGTCACGTTGCGGGTCAGCGGCACGGGTTCCGGACGGGTCCGCGTCGGGCTGAGCGATCCCGCGCCCGATGTCTGGCCGGTCATACGGATCGCGGCGCGAGGTGAGGAGTCCGGGCGGGGGCTGCTGCTCGTGGACGCGTTCGCGCTGCGGTGGGGCGTGGAGCAGGGGCCGTACGGGAAGACGGTGTGGTGCGAGCTACGGGCGCCCGCCGGGCTCCGGCCCGGGCAGGTCCGGGGCCGGGCCGACGCGGTGAGCCCCGGGGTGAGCGGCTGA